In the genome of Penaeus vannamei isolate JL-2024 chromosome 26, ASM4276789v1, whole genome shotgun sequence, one region contains:
- the LOC113818493 gene encoding uncharacterized protein isoform X1 codes for MASRSVIKAAVLLGLVYGAVAGGGYGSSGGGGGFIGGSHGGLGGGFGGLGGGHGGVGGGFGGLGGGHGGIGGGLGGGSFIGGGGGHGGYGGGVGGGSVVRARLVGVGYLPSVGGHSGGAGGFVGGHGGGAGGFIGGGSSIGGGFGSSIGGGFGSHGSSGHVSGGYGYGGK; via the coding sequence ATTAAGGCAGCTGTCCTGCTGGGTCTGGTGTACGGCGCGGTAGCTGGCGGAGGCTACGGCTCCTCCGGCGGCGGAGGAGGCTTCATCGGAGGAAGCCATGGCGGTCTTGGAGGAGGCTTCGGAGGCCTCGGAGGAGGCCATGGCGGCGTTGGAGGAGGCTTCGGAGGCCTCGGAGGAGGCCATGGCGGTATCGGAGGAGGCCTCGGCGGAGGCAGCTTCATCGGAGGAGGCGGCGGCCACGGCGGCTACGGCGGAGGCGTTGGCGGCGGCAGTGTCGTCAGAGCGCGCCTGGTTGGAGTCGGCTACCTTCCCTCAGTCGGAGGCCACAGTGGCGGCGCTGGAGGCTTCGTCGGCGGCCACGGAGGAGGTGCTGGAGGTTTCATCGGCGGCGGCAGCTCCATCGGAGGCGGATTCGGAAGCTCCATTGGAGGCGGATTCGGAAGCCACGGGTCTTCCGGCCACGTCAGCGGAGGATACGGATACGGCGGGAAATGA